In Paenibacillus sp. FSL M7-0420, a single genomic region encodes these proteins:
- a CDS encoding glycoside hydrolase family 30 protein, with product MREMIMYQSGGEDRLFVEQPAAALPQTPAGRVTVTVDIDASKTYQEMDGFGASFTDSAAYLIHQVLSAEQRTEVMRKLFDPQAGIGLSFLRNPMGASDYARTVYSYNDLSEGGSDPELAGFSIAHDEADIIPLVQEALRLNPELKLMASPWSAPGWMKTSGSMIAGRLKPEYYGVYADYFVRYIQAYAAHSLPIYAVTVQNEPLYEPQHYPSMLMLPEEQREFIRDYLKPAFRQHGLAAKIFCYDHNWDRPDYPLSVLEAAGAEVDGVAWHWYGGAASAQSVVQAAYPDHEVHFTEGSGGEWIPPFEQAFSNVMRTGIEILRNHSKSFVLWNMALDEQNGPTVPGFGESTCRGVVTVNQQTRELTYTLDYYALAHFSKVIRPGALRLESAASREHLRSVAFRNADGSLAVVLFNDGETPETVAVRLEGEELLTLDIAAKGAVSVKVGG from the coding sequence ATGCGGGAAATGATCATGTACCAGTCCGGCGGAGAGGACCGGCTGTTCGTGGAACAGCCTGCTGCGGCGCTGCCGCAGACTCCTGCTGGTAGAGTTACGGTCACCGTTGACATTGATGCGAGTAAGACCTATCAGGAGATGGATGGCTTCGGGGCTTCCTTCACCGACTCGGCCGCCTACCTGATCCATCAGGTGCTAAGCGCAGAGCAGCGGACGGAGGTGATGCGGAAGCTGTTCGATCCGCAGGCGGGGATCGGCTTGTCCTTCCTGCGTAATCCCATGGGCGCCTCGGATTATGCAAGAACGGTCTATAGCTATAACGACCTGTCTGAAGGCGGGAGTGATCCAGAGTTGGCCGGATTCTCCATCGCCCACGATGAAGCGGACATCATTCCTCTGGTACAGGAGGCACTCAGGCTGAATCCTGAGCTGAAGCTGATGGCCTCCCCCTGGAGTGCACCGGGCTGGATGAAGACCAGCGGCTCGATGATCGCCGGGCGGCTGAAGCCGGAGTATTACGGGGTGTATGCGGATTATTTTGTCCGCTATATTCAGGCCTATGCCGCTCATAGCTTACCTATCTATGCTGTCACTGTGCAGAACGAGCCGCTCTATGAGCCGCAGCATTACCCCAGTATGCTGATGCTGCCGGAGGAGCAGCGGGAGTTCATCCGGGATTATCTGAAGCCTGCGTTCAGGCAGCACGGGCTGGCCGCCAAAATCTTCTGCTACGACCATAACTGGGACCGGCCGGATTATCCGCTGTCTGTGCTGGAGGCAGCCGGGGCAGAGGTGGACGGCGTAGCCTGGCACTGGTACGGCGGGGCGGCATCCGCACAGTCGGTGGTGCAGGCGGCCTACCCGGATCATGAGGTCCATTTCACCGAAGGCTCCGGCGGGGAATGGATTCCCCCGTTCGAGCAGGCCTTCTCCAATGTGATGCGTACGGGAATTGAGATTCTGCGGAATCACAGCAAATCGTTCGTGCTATGGAATATGGCCTTGGATGAACAGAACGGCCCTACGGTGCCGGGCTTCGGGGAGAGCACCTGCCGCGGGGTAGTGACGGTCAACCAGCAGACCCGGGAGCTGACGTATACCCTGGACTACTATGCACTGGCACATTTCAGCAAGGTGATCCGCCCGGGGGCATTGCGCCTGGAGTCTGCGGCGAGCCGGGAGCATCTGCGTTCGGTTGCCTTCCGCAACGCGGACGGCTCGCTAGCGGTCGTCCTGTTCAACGACGGAGAGACCCCGGAGACCGTGGCTGTGCGGCTGGAGGGGGAAGAATTATTGACTCTTGATATCGCTGCGAAGGGTGCGGTTTCTGTGAAGGTGGGCGGGTAA
- a CDS encoding sugar ABC transporter substrate-binding protein, which yields MIKMTKVLGKKTLKPVLLLMAAMLVAAGCSSGGGSTKEVEVSLEGRYTVDPETPAWQLDKKSETTDLTWYVNADWWNTDFGKDVVTKKIKEDLNINIKFITGDDTKLNTFFAGGDMPDLLTIFDSNSPVVQKAATWALPLNELAEKYDPYFNKVAAADTLNWFQLKDGKTYGYPNYSNTQADYDSGNIPAKTAFVIRKDVYEALGSPDFGTPEAFQKTMNEIKSKFPDMIPFGFNAIGEGTGSLGDALQDFIGVPLETEDGKFYNRNLDEDYLTWLRTLNAVYRDGAISDDSFADDGTGFEEKVKSGKYATMLLDGTPQQGGNLQIFMSANPGKEYMAIDGPQSTVGHQPTLNQSGITGWMINYITKNCKDPAKAIQIFTYLLSEEGQKLMNYGVEGVTYKSNPDGTVELLPEVKDLQLNNADKFKKDYRMGEFMFFGHDRHKALSKDAFPESIKQMQEWGKGKLKPHFILENINPDQGTPEARGQTAINTNWNTTLVSMIRAKDEATFDSVLAEHKAFLDKNNWSKIVEVRSEKMKANKEKLGIK from the coding sequence ATGATCAAGATGACTAAAGTTCTCGGCAAAAAGACGCTTAAGCCTGTGCTGCTCCTGATGGCGGCTATGCTGGTGGCGGCAGGGTGCAGCTCCGGCGGCGGTTCGACTAAGGAAGTAGAGGTGTCGCTTGAAGGCCGGTATACGGTAGACCCGGAGACTCCGGCCTGGCAGCTGGATAAGAAGAGCGAGACTACGGACTTAACCTGGTATGTGAACGCAGACTGGTGGAATACGGACTTCGGCAAGGATGTAGTCACCAAGAAGATCAAAGAGGATTTGAACATCAACATCAAGTTCATTACCGGGGACGATACGAAGCTGAATACGTTCTTCGCGGGCGGCGATATGCCGGATCTGCTGACGATCTTTGACTCCAATTCCCCGGTTGTGCAAAAAGCCGCCACCTGGGCGCTTCCGCTCAATGAGCTGGCGGAGAAGTATGACCCGTATTTCAACAAGGTGGCCGCTGCCGACACGCTGAACTGGTTCCAGCTGAAGGACGGCAAAACCTACGGTTATCCGAACTATTCCAATACACAGGCGGATTATGACAGCGGCAATATTCCGGCGAAGACGGCTTTTGTCATCCGCAAGGATGTGTATGAAGCGCTGGGCAGCCCTGACTTCGGGACCCCGGAGGCCTTCCAGAAGACAATGAATGAGATTAAGAGCAAATTCCCGGACATGATTCCCTTCGGGTTCAATGCGATCGGGGAAGGGACCGGCTCGCTCGGGGATGCGCTGCAGGATTTCATCGGCGTTCCGCTGGAGACGGAGGACGGTAAGTTCTACAACCGCAATCTGGATGAGGATTATCTGACCTGGCTGCGGACGCTGAATGCGGTGTACCGGGACGGGGCGATCAGTGATGACAGCTTCGCGGATGACGGAACCGGCTTTGAGGAAAAGGTGAAATCCGGCAAATATGCTACGATGCTGCTCGACGGTACGCCTCAGCAGGGCGGCAATCTGCAGATCTTCATGAGTGCCAATCCAGGTAAGGAGTACATGGCTATTGACGGGCCGCAGAGCACTGTAGGACATCAGCCGACTCTCAATCAATCCGGGATTACCGGCTGGATGATCAATTACATCACGAAGAATTGTAAAGACCCGGCCAAAGCGATTCAAATCTTCACGTATCTGCTGAGCGAAGAAGGACAGAAGCTGATGAACTACGGGGTTGAAGGCGTGACGTATAAATCGAACCCGGACGGTACAGTTGAGCTGCTGCCGGAAGTGAAGGACCTGCAGCTTAATAATGCGGATAAGTTCAAGAAGGACTACCGGATGGGCGAATTCATGTTCTTCGGACATGACCGTCACAAAGCGCTGAGCAAGGATGCGTTCCCCGAGTCGATCAAGCAGATGCAGGAATGGGGCAAGGGCAAGCTGAAGCCGCACTTCATCCTGGAGAACATTAACCCGGATCAGGGAACGCCGGAGGCCCGCGGCCAGACGGCCATTAATACGAACTGGAACACTACGCTGGTCAGCATGATCCGTGCCAAGGACGAGGCAACCTTTGACAGCGTTCTGGCGGAGCATAAGGCCTTCCTGGACAAGAACAACTGGAGCAAGATTGTAGAGGTCCGCAGCGAGAAGATGAAGGCCAATAAAGAAAAGCTGGGCATTAAGTAG
- a CDS encoding carbohydrate ABC transporter permease: MNRKVIREDLDSRIFDAVNKVLLVCFMVIILVPLWNVIISSLSSGRALAEGGFIFWSKEFSLENYRAVFNDSTIGQSFVVSVAKTFIGVITHVFFCAMIGYGLSKRYIRGRKLYVAMGVITMFFSGGMIPTYLLIKSLGLLNSFWVYIIPALFSYYDVVILMNFFRNVPDSLEESAKIDGAGDWHIFLKIFIPLSMPAMATIALFNGVGQWNDFMTTKLYITDQALYPLQMKLYEIIVQSQTQSMQNIGGSVVIETTTKGVQLATIVITTLPIVAMYPILQRYFISGMMLGAVKE, encoded by the coding sequence GTGAATCGGAAGGTCATACGGGAAGATCTCGACAGCCGGATCTTTGATGCGGTGAATAAGGTGCTGTTGGTGTGCTTCATGGTTATTATCCTCGTTCCCCTATGGAACGTAATTATCTCCTCCCTTAGTTCGGGCAGGGCGCTGGCCGAGGGCGGATTCATCTTCTGGTCCAAAGAATTCTCGCTGGAGAATTACCGGGCGGTCTTCAATGACAGCACGATCGGTCAATCCTTCGTTGTCTCGGTCGCCAAGACGTTCATAGGGGTGATCACCCACGTATTCTTTTGCGCGATGATCGGCTACGGTCTCAGCAAAAGATACATCCGCGGCCGCAAGCTGTATGTGGCGATGGGCGTCATCACGATGTTTTTCTCCGGCGGAATGATTCCGACGTATCTGCTGATCAAATCGCTCGGGCTGCTGAACAGCTTCTGGGTGTACATTATCCCGGCATTATTCAGTTATTACGATGTGGTGATTCTGATGAACTTTTTCCGCAACGTGCCGGATTCGCTGGAGGAGTCGGCCAAGATTGACGGAGCAGGCGACTGGCATATTTTCCTCAAAATCTTCATTCCGCTGTCCATGCCTGCGATGGCTACCATCGCCCTGTTCAACGGGGTGGGACAATGGAACGACTTCATGACCACGAAGCTGTACATTACCGATCAGGCGCTCTACCCGCTGCAGATGAAGCTGTATGAGATTATTGTGCAGTCGCAGACCCAGTCCATGCAGAATATCGGAGGCTCCGTCGTGATTGAGACCACCACCAAAGGCGTTCAGCTGGCCACCATTGTCATTACCACACTGCCGATTGTTGCGATGTATCCCATCCTTCAGCGGTACTTCATCTCGGGCATGATGCTGGGAGCGGTTAAGGAGTAG
- a CDS encoding ABC transporter permease, giving the protein MNKPSASTASASIPPVIPPSAKKPVGQRIKEFVTDYKRQWEIQSMVLPGIIFMIIFCYIPIYGLTIAFKNYTVIDTLSTAPWVGLDNFRIILSDEYFWDAVVNTLGISFLKLGIGFIIPIILAIMIYELNMGRFKKFVQTISYLPHFLSWIVLGGMLITWFSTSGLFNELLLNLGLISKPSNILLDAGKYWWIATLSDIWKEAGWGTILYLAIMAKIDPTYYEAARIDGAGRLRQIWNITLPNMKAIISLNLILTVSGLLGSNLDQTLVLMNSQNREKAEVINSYVYRMGMTQGDFSYATAVGLGVSIVSVILLLMANKVTSKLNDNQSVL; this is encoded by the coding sequence ATGAATAAGCCATCAGCGTCTACTGCATCAGCTTCCATCCCGCCAGTGATCCCGCCGTCCGCCAAGAAGCCTGTGGGGCAGCGGATCAAAGAGTTTGTAACCGATTACAAGAGGCAGTGGGAGATTCAGTCGATGGTGCTGCCGGGCATTATTTTTATGATTATTTTCTGCTACATACCGATCTACGGGCTGACGATTGCCTTCAAGAATTACACGGTCATTGATACCTTGTCCACTGCACCCTGGGTGGGTCTGGACAACTTCCGGATTATTCTGTCGGATGAATACTTCTGGGATGCGGTCGTGAATACACTGGGGATCAGCTTCCTGAAGCTGGGCATCGGATTCATCATTCCGATTATTCTCGCCATTATGATCTATGAGCTGAACATGGGCCGCTTCAAAAAATTCGTCCAGACCATCTCCTATCTGCCGCATTTCCTGTCGTGGATCGTCCTGGGCGGGATGCTGATCACCTGGTTCTCCACCTCGGGGCTGTTCAATGAGCTGCTGCTGAATCTCGGGCTGATCTCGAAGCCGTCCAACATCCTGCTGGATGCCGGGAAGTACTGGTGGATTGCCACGTTGTCCGATATCTGGAAGGAAGCCGGCTGGGGCACCATTCTGTATCTGGCGATTATGGCCAAGATTGACCCCACCTACTACGAAGCGGCCCGGATTGATGGAGCGGGACGGCTCCGCCAGATCTGGAATATCACCCTTCCGAACATGAAGGCGATCATCAGCCTGAATCTGATTTTGACGGTAAGCGGCCTGCTCGGCTCGAATCTGGATCAGACGCTGGTCTTGATGAACTCGCAGAACCGGGAGAAAGCAGAGGTCATCAACTCTTATGTCTACCGCATGGGGATGACGCAGGGCGATTTCTCTTATGCTACGGCTGTCGGCCTCGGTGTCTCCATTGTGTCGGTAATCCTGCTGCTTATGGCCAACAAGGTCACCAGTAAATTGAACGATAATCAATCCGTGTTGTAG
- a CDS encoding LacI family DNA-binding transcriptional regulator → MAKITIKDVAREAGVSISTVSNALNDVDVLSPETKAHILKVAQRLNYVPNLNGKLLKSGTTKMLGFFTTSVSGPYFYKLVESMSRQCDRMGYGLNVFVTKDKQVIMSNILGRRVDGVIIYEELGIDEQDIAAMKKDKIKAVFLDRVLEDEGMGSIIFDSYESGYEATKYLISLGHKRIAYISGVDTMFDSVQRKEGYLAALREYQLPVEEDFILQGYFEEDSTYNAVKSYLRLHPARVPDAFLAGNDISAMGCIQALKSYGYEVPQDVSVMGFDDIDIAPYYSPPLTTVRNQIARQGMLAIDHLVRMIQDKEQGAAQKLQGELVVRGSSHVKLERKDRR, encoded by the coding sequence ATGGCTAAGATAACGATCAAAGATGTCGCACGGGAAGCCGGGGTCTCCATCTCCACGGTCTCCAACGCCCTGAATGATGTGGATGTGCTGAGCCCGGAGACCAAAGCCCATATTCTCAAGGTAGCCCAGCGCCTGAATTACGTGCCGAATCTGAACGGCAAGCTGCTGAAATCAGGGACCACGAAGATGCTGGGGTTCTTCACGACAAGTGTGTCCGGTCCGTACTTCTATAAGCTGGTAGAATCCATGTCCCGTCAGTGCGACCGCATGGGCTATGGCCTGAATGTATTCGTCACCAAGGACAAACAAGTCATTATGAGCAATATCCTCGGACGGCGGGTGGATGGCGTCATTATCTATGAGGAGCTGGGCATCGACGAGCAGGATATTGCCGCTATGAAGAAAGACAAGATCAAGGCGGTGTTTCTGGACCGGGTGCTGGAGGATGAAGGGATGGGCAGCATTATCTTTGATTCCTACGAATCAGGCTATGAGGCTACGAAGTATTTAATCAGCCTGGGGCATAAGCGGATTGCCTATATCTCCGGCGTGGATACGATGTTCGACAGCGTGCAGCGGAAGGAAGGCTATCTGGCGGCGCTGCGTGAATACCAGCTTCCGGTTGAGGAGGATTTTATCCTTCAGGGGTATTTTGAGGAGGACAGCACCTATAATGCCGTGAAGTCTTATCTCCGTCTGCATCCCGCGAGAGTCCCTGACGCCTTCCTGGCCGGCAATGATATCAGTGCAATGGGCTGTATTCAAGCACTCAAGAGCTACGGTTATGAAGTGCCGCAGGATGTCAGCGTGATGGGCTTCGACGATATTGATATCGCCCCTTATTATTCGCCGCCGCTTACGACGGTAAGGAATCAGATTGCCAGACAGGGCATGCTGGCGATTGATCATCTGGTCCGCATGATTCAAGACAAGGAGCAGGGCGCAGCACAGAAGCTGCAGGGCGAGCTTGTCGTAAGAGGCTCAAGTCATGTGAAGCTGGAGCGGAAGGACCGCAGATAG